One Leifsonia shinshuensis DNA window includes the following coding sequences:
- a CDS encoding glycoside hydrolase family 5 protein, with the protein MKSVRRPLVAVCAALVLVVLQAVLDPTGLLALAGWSGALPSTAGVWPFAPYAVFVPVLLGMTWWTALRAGERYWTLVAGIVLAVLLAQAAAALVMTWNLPVSAWAAGYVTAKAVPAALIVAAVARWFGGPTRRVVHRCGPPWIPAALFAAAAPLLAGVWWTSAAYAPGVPVARPEHGALSVIVAVLLIAFATALLLNPLRRRVPGALGGWLAALVAGGIVGVVQAIVAFAVDGGLSGDLWPGMAAYVAVADGLSFGACVGWVAGVGALVVELIPAAGRVRVAQATAAAIVVLAVVVAVVVPPGTSAGAPASAAAAPAGAAPAGFLRASGKVITDGRGDQVLLRGVNVNQLVDFYQPKKGVAATRPLTEADFAGIAANGFDVVRLNLSWSALEPQRGTLSSSYLGAIKQAVGWAGEHGLYIVLDMHQDGWWKGATPSGTDCRPGTDPMWGYDGAPAWATITDGAPRCQFTGRDISPAGDRAFQNFYFDTDGIQSALVATWGKLAAEFRDEPTVAGYDLLNEPGFGETAPVTTSYLLGRFYDRAISAIRAAGSQQLVVVEPSILWSGLGFDSGPTPGFTSDRNIVFSPHLYAESITMDRSLGLPPIVSLDRQFTLAQRVADEYGAPLWSGEYGYWGDTADVDARLARYATAEDANRLGSAYWVWKQACGDPQNGIGPTGNGLMVQDCATGGDAPPRSDLLSVLSRAYPRSAPGTVTTLTAKGADLLLSGTTTEPSCGLEVWVPGTAKPQVHTTGLTKVATAAMPGGWLVSGCAAGRYTVNTGS; encoded by the coding sequence ATGAAGTCGGTTCGCCGTCCTCTCGTCGCGGTGTGCGCCGCGCTGGTCCTGGTCGTCCTCCAGGCGGTCCTCGACCCGACCGGGCTGCTCGCGCTCGCGGGCTGGTCGGGGGCGCTGCCGTCCACCGCGGGGGTCTGGCCGTTCGCGCCGTACGCCGTCTTCGTCCCCGTGCTGCTCGGGATGACGTGGTGGACGGCGCTGCGCGCGGGCGAGCGGTACTGGACGCTCGTGGCCGGGATCGTGCTGGCGGTGCTGCTCGCGCAGGCCGCCGCCGCCCTGGTGATGACGTGGAACCTGCCGGTCAGCGCGTGGGCGGCGGGCTATGTGACGGCGAAGGCCGTCCCGGCGGCGCTGATCGTCGCGGCGGTCGCACGCTGGTTCGGCGGCCCGACCCGGCGCGTCGTGCACCGCTGCGGTCCGCCGTGGATTCCTGCCGCCCTGTTCGCGGCCGCGGCGCCGCTGCTCGCCGGGGTGTGGTGGACGAGCGCCGCCTACGCGCCCGGCGTCCCTGTGGCGCGGCCCGAGCACGGAGCGCTGTCCGTGATCGTCGCCGTCCTCCTGATCGCGTTCGCCACCGCGCTGCTCCTGAACCCGCTGCGGCGGCGCGTCCCCGGCGCCCTCGGCGGCTGGCTGGCGGCGCTGGTCGCGGGCGGGATCGTCGGGGTCGTGCAAGCGATCGTCGCGTTCGCCGTCGACGGCGGGCTCAGTGGCGACCTGTGGCCGGGGATGGCGGCCTACGTCGCGGTCGCCGACGGGCTGTCGTTCGGGGCGTGCGTCGGCTGGGTAGCCGGCGTCGGAGCGCTGGTCGTGGAGCTCATCCCCGCGGCCGGGCGGGTGCGGGTGGCGCAGGCGACGGCCGCGGCGATCGTGGTCCTCGCGGTGGTCGTCGCGGTCGTGGTGCCGCCGGGGACATCAGCCGGCGCGCCCGCCTCCGCTGCGGCCGCGCCCGCCGGCGCCGCGCCCGCCGGCTTCCTGCGCGCCTCCGGGAAGGTCATCACCGACGGCCGCGGCGACCAGGTGCTGCTGCGCGGCGTCAACGTCAACCAGCTCGTCGACTTCTACCAGCCGAAGAAGGGCGTCGCGGCGACGCGTCCGCTGACGGAGGCCGACTTCGCCGGGATCGCGGCGAACGGCTTCGATGTCGTCCGGCTGAACCTGTCCTGGTCGGCCCTCGAACCGCAGCGCGGGACGCTGTCGAGCTCGTACCTCGGCGCGATCAAGCAGGCGGTCGGCTGGGCCGGAGAGCACGGCCTCTACATCGTGCTCGACATGCATCAGGACGGCTGGTGGAAGGGCGCGACACCGTCCGGCACGGACTGCCGGCCCGGCACCGACCCGATGTGGGGCTACGACGGCGCCCCGGCCTGGGCGACGATCACAGACGGGGCGCCGCGCTGCCAGTTCACCGGCCGCGACATCTCGCCCGCCGGCGACCGGGCCTTCCAGAACTTCTACTTCGACACCGACGGCATCCAGTCGGCGCTCGTCGCCACGTGGGGGAAGCTTGCCGCAGAGTTCCGCGACGAACCGACGGTGGCCGGCTACGACCTCCTGAACGAGCCGGGCTTCGGCGAGACCGCGCCGGTCACGACGTCGTACCTGCTCGGCCGGTTCTACGACCGCGCGATCTCGGCGATCCGCGCCGCCGGGTCGCAGCAGCTCGTGGTGGTGGAGCCGAGCATCCTCTGGTCGGGTCTCGGCTTCGACAGCGGTCCGACGCCGGGCTTCACGTCCGACCGGAACATCGTGTTCTCCCCGCACCTCTACGCCGAGTCGATCACGATGGACCGCTCGCTCGGCCTCCCGCCGATCGTGAGCCTCGATCGGCAGTTCACCCTCGCGCAGCGCGTCGCCGACGAGTACGGGGCGCCGCTGTGGTCGGGGGAGTACGGCTACTGGGGCGACACGGCCGACGTGGACGCGCGGCTCGCCCGCTACGCGACGGCGGAGGACGCGAACCGGCTCGGCAGCGCGTACTGGGTGTGGAAGCAGGCCTGCGGCGACCCGCAGAACGGCATCGGCCCAACCGGCAACGGCCTGATGGTGCAGGACTGCGCGACGGGAGGCGACGCCCCGCCGCGCAGCGACCTCCTGAGCGTGCTGAGCCGCGCCTACCCGCGATCGGCGCCCGGGACGGTGACCACGCTGACGGCGAAGGGCGCGGACCTGCTGCTGTCCGGGACGACGACCGAGCCGAGCTGCGGGCTGGAAGTCTGGGTGCCCGGCACGGCGAAGCCGCAGGTGCACACGACGGGACTCACGAAGGTGGCGACAGCCGCGATGCCGGGAGGCTGGCTGGTGAGCGGGTGCGCGGCGGGGCGGTACACGGTCAACACCGGCTCGTGA
- a CDS encoding SDR family NAD(P)-dependent oxidoreductase has protein sequence MTESILLVTGTSSGIGLATAVAAARHGFTVVATMRDTGKAGALQSAASAAGVTLDVQPLDVTSSASVEACLDHIRSTYGRLDALLNNAGAGHLGTIELESVEDVRAVMEVNFFGVVAVTKAALPLLRESGGRVVTVSSVGGVVGQPFNEAYCAAKFAVEGFMESLTPVAATVGVGVSVIEPGAVSTEFVASVQAQETPAVAGTPYEGALTAYLARTAAAFDPAAAQTPEGVADVIVDVLTAEQPPARVQTSEAAQRFAGVKLADLDGAHVQAVTRHWVTGA, from the coding sequence GTGACCGAATCGATTCTTCTCGTCACCGGAACGTCCTCCGGTATCGGCCTGGCGACCGCGGTCGCCGCCGCCCGCCACGGTTTCACCGTCGTGGCCACCATGCGCGACACCGGCAAGGCGGGCGCGCTCCAGTCGGCGGCCTCCGCCGCGGGCGTCACGCTCGACGTGCAGCCCCTGGATGTCACGTCGTCGGCCTCCGTCGAAGCGTGCCTCGACCACATCCGGTCGACCTACGGCCGCCTCGACGCCCTCCTCAACAATGCGGGCGCCGGGCACCTCGGGACCATCGAGCTGGAGTCCGTCGAGGATGTGCGCGCCGTCATGGAGGTGAACTTCTTCGGCGTCGTCGCCGTCACCAAGGCCGCGCTGCCGCTGCTGCGGGAGAGCGGGGGCCGCGTCGTCACCGTGTCGAGCGTCGGCGGCGTGGTGGGCCAGCCCTTCAACGAGGCGTACTGCGCCGCGAAGTTCGCCGTCGAGGGCTTCATGGAGTCGCTGACCCCGGTCGCCGCGACGGTCGGCGTCGGCGTCAGCGTGATCGAGCCCGGGGCGGTGTCCACCGAGTTCGTCGCGAGCGTGCAGGCGCAGGAGACGCCGGCCGTGGCGGGGACGCCGTACGAGGGCGCGCTGACCGCCTATCTGGCGCGCACCGCCGCCGCGTTCGACCCGGCCGCGGCGCAGACTCCGGAGGGCGTGGCCGACGTGATCGTGGACGTGCTGACCGCGGAGCAGCCGCCCGCGCGCGTGCAGACGTCGGAAGCGGCCCAGCGGTTCGCCGGGGTGAAGCTGGCGGACCTGGACGGCGCTCACGTGCAGGCCGTGACCCGGCACTGGGTGACCGGCGCCTGA